One region of Bacillus pumilus genomic DNA includes:
- a CDS encoding PucR family transcriptional regulator — protein sequence MAILVKDALSLDIMKGTKLLAGENGLDRLIQWVTIVEIIEDTSRLSEGELLVTTGFGLADNQERRARLEELIQSQRLSAIAIYKGVYLSDIPTSLIQAAKNSGIPLIEIPPHINFSDITKAVLEQIVSSQLHQLKYSSAIHQRLTQLNVRNKNVTQITEELAHLTAANIVVLDVFLHQTAAHLIKDEVTYSPAFGFLTDHEPIETMPLLKQAEEKGRLVYDTCGAFVLAACPVIAMGDIFGFIVSLKKKDTWHHLDAIAIEHAGAVYAIEWLKQKAIQDTENQMQGHLLDDILQQQYTEESYVVEQATKLQYDMSEEQVVIYFQFQHQHTQLDHQMMQRLSQLLTSIFERRHIPFLLKARLDSIFILTPAGKKAFQEAEWYRAAEECRSTWSYFFPVHPIVIGIGRAYDQISLFSKSAKEAQYAARLLPLLKTDESIIHYQKLGLYGMLLEMNEAGMNLHDFYVELLSPLLYTKKQGADLIHTLEVYLAHNENIQKSAGELFIHRHTLSYRLKQIETRTGCSLKSTDDRMKLQLSIMAYRLSGLLDQMRTIS from the coding sequence ATGGCGATTCTCGTCAAAGATGCACTCTCGCTCGATATCATGAAGGGAACAAAGCTGCTTGCTGGAGAAAATGGACTGGATCGCCTCATTCAGTGGGTGACCATCGTGGAAATCATCGAGGACACGTCGAGGCTTTCCGAAGGGGAATTACTCGTCACAACCGGATTTGGGCTCGCAGACAATCAAGAAAGACGCGCCCGGCTTGAGGAATTGATTCAATCTCAAAGGCTATCAGCTATCGCCATTTATAAAGGTGTGTACTTAAGCGACATTCCAACATCACTCATTCAAGCGGCGAAAAATAGCGGCATTCCGCTCATCGAGATTCCGCCACACATCAATTTCTCAGATATTACAAAAGCCGTGTTAGAACAAATCGTGAGTAGCCAGCTTCATCAGCTTAAATATTCATCCGCGATTCATCAAAGACTGACCCAATTAAATGTAAGGAATAAAAATGTGACGCAAATTACAGAGGAACTGGCACATCTCACTGCAGCGAACATTGTCGTTCTTGATGTCTTTTTACATCAAACAGCGGCTCACCTCATCAAAGATGAAGTGACGTACTCTCCTGCTTTTGGCTTTCTGACAGATCATGAACCAATTGAAACCATGCCCCTTCTCAAGCAGGCAGAGGAAAAAGGGCGGCTCGTCTATGACACGTGCGGAGCATTTGTCCTCGCCGCATGTCCGGTGATTGCGATGGGTGATATTTTCGGGTTTATTGTGTCTTTAAAGAAAAAGGATACGTGGCATCATCTCGACGCGATTGCGATCGAGCATGCTGGGGCAGTGTATGCGATTGAATGGCTAAAGCAAAAAGCCATTCAAGATACAGAAAACCAAATGCAGGGACATTTGTTAGATGATATTTTGCAGCAGCAATATACAGAAGAAAGCTACGTGGTCGAACAAGCAACAAAGCTGCAATATGATATGAGCGAGGAGCAGGTGGTGATCTACTTTCAATTTCAGCATCAGCACACACAGCTCGATCACCAAATGATGCAGCGCCTCTCTCAATTACTCACGTCGATCTTTGAACGCAGACATATTCCCTTTTTACTAAAGGCAAGGCTTGATTCCATTTTTATCCTGACACCCGCAGGAAAAAAAGCGTTTCAAGAAGCGGAATGGTATCGCGCAGCAGAGGAGTGCCGGAGCACTTGGTCTTATTTTTTCCCCGTCCATCCGATTGTCATTGGTATTGGGAGAGCCTATGACCAGATCAGTCTCTTTTCTAAAAGCGCGAAGGAAGCGCAGTATGCAGCAAGGCTTCTTCCGCTTTTAAAAACAGACGAAAGCATCATTCATTATCAAAAGCTCGGCTTATATGGGATGCTTCTTGAAATGAATGAAGCGGGTATGAATTTGCATGATTTTTACGTGGAGCTGTTAAGCCCTTTGCTTTATACGAAAAAACAAGGGGCTGACCTGATCCATACACTCGAAGTGTATTTGGCACACAATGAAAATATTCAAAAATCTGCGGGAGAATTGTTTATTCACAGACATACCTTAAGCTACCGGCTGAAACAAATTGAAACGAGAACAGGCTGCAGCCTCAAATCAACAGATGATCGGATGAAGCTGCAGCTCAGTATCATGGCGTACCGCCTTTCTGGTTTGCTTGATCAGATGAGAACCATTTCATGA